The following are from one region of the Bacillota bacterium genome:
- a CDS encoding ATP-dependent Clp protease proteolytic subunit: MEWNPGIPQGLGETGEGEAEPGGGDGAERQAQQPPVPAAGPLEYLRQLGQLSPVPSGEQGIHVLPIIGQVEGHFSLPPKSKTTKYEHIIPQLVAVEQSPRVQGVLIVLNTVGGDIEAGLAIAEMVRTLSKPSVSVVLGGGHSIGIPIAVAATYSFVAETATITVHPVRLSGVLVGMPQAYEYLDKMQDRIIRFIVDNSRITEQKLRELMFRTGELVRDVGTVLVGREAVNVGLMDEVGGLSQAITKLRELVAERQGAGVGADTR; encoded by the coding sequence TTGGAGTGGAACCCGGGCATCCCGCAAGGCCTGGGCGAGACGGGGGAGGGTGAAGCCGAACCGGGCGGTGGCGACGGCGCGGAGCGTCAGGCCCAGCAGCCTCCGGTCCCGGCCGCCGGCCCTCTCGAGTATTTGCGCCAGCTCGGACAGCTCTCGCCGGTTCCCTCGGGCGAGCAGGGCATCCACGTGCTGCCCATCATCGGGCAGGTGGAGGGCCACTTCAGCCTGCCCCCCAAGAGCAAGACGACCAAGTACGAGCACATCATCCCGCAGCTCGTGGCCGTGGAGCAGAGCCCCCGGGTCCAGGGCGTGCTCATCGTGCTCAACACGGTGGGCGGCGACATCGAGGCGGGGCTTGCCATCGCCGAGATGGTGCGTACCCTGTCCAAGCCCTCGGTTTCGGTCGTGCTGGGGGGCGGCCACTCCATCGGCATCCCCATCGCGGTGGCGGCCACCTATAGCTTCGTGGCCGAGACGGCCACCATCACCGTGCATCCGGTGAGGCTCTCCGGCGTGCTGGTCGGCATGCCGCAGGCGTACGAGTACCTGGACAAGATGCAGGACCGCATCATCCGGTTCATCGTGGACAACTCCCGAATCACCGAACAGAAGCTGCGGGAACTGATGTTCCGCACCGGCGAGCTGGTGCGGGACGTGGGAACCGTGCTGGTGGGGCGCGAGGCGGTCAACGTAGGGCTCATGGACGAGGTCGGTGGGCTCTCCCAGGCCATCACCAAGCTGCGCGAGCTTGTTGCCGAACGCCAGGGCGCCGGAGTGGGAGCAGATACCCGGTGA
- a CDS encoding ACT domain-containing protein gives PSGGGIEIRSDRPAVGVAHVAPLAQVVVSGRRDFNQGALNARLLEAVARKGVSIDLILVSPHQLMFTVPEQAAPLVHEAVSEFEDVEVALTGGLAKVSVVGAGMHGVPGVMARIARALTSAGIDILQTSDSHASISCLVDAERLPDAIRALFSEFDLGRER, from the coding sequence GCCCGAGCGGGGGCGGCATCGAGATCCGGTCGGACCGGCCGGCGGTGGGCGTCGCGCACGTCGCGCCGCTGGCGCAGGTGGTGGTGAGCGGCCGCAGGGACTTCAACCAGGGTGCCCTCAACGCCCGCCTGCTCGAGGCGGTTGCCCGCAAGGGGGTCAGCATCGACCTGATCCTGGTGAGCCCGCACCAGCTCATGTTCACCGTCCCTGAGCAGGCGGCCCCGCTGGTCCATGAGGCGGTGTCGGAGTTCGAGGACGTGGAGGTGGCCCTGACCGGCGGGCTGGCCAAGGTCTCGGTGGTGGGCGCCGGGATGCACGGCGTCCCCGGGGTGATGGCGCGCATTGCCCGGGCGCTGACGTCGGCCGGGATCGACATCCTGCAGACCTCGGACTCGCACGCCAGCATCTCCTGCCTGGTGGATGCCGAGCGGCTGCCCGACGCCATCCGGGCGCTGTTTTCCGAGTTCGATCTGGGGAGGGAGAGGTGA
- a CDS encoding ATP-binding protein, with product MHLWDRLEVRLLGSVAMVALGMSLAGFGWDAWRQRVQAEQTLTDRARAVTKQFLAVRSFVAQSETERLQAQVGEFHHLDPVAVARVVGEIFGSSSSARVREVWVGASLPAHMPDAVEQAALERFARDPGVAEFAMVVNGGSGEGPASPAPPGRAAPSRLFRYVAPIYLEENCLSCHQGSALSARISGRPAAVGDLMGAISIAVPIEAFEAGVASAIRGRLRFTVLLTGLSLVVLAILLRRQVTAPLGQLTAMAARFATGDLTPAPPPKGAAGETALLASVMNSMAGALKELYTDLEARVQERTHRLSEANARLREKQAELERAQQLQSEFLATVSHELRTPLTSILAFTELLMEEEGVAENSRLREYLTDIRECAQRLYNQINDLLDLARIEAGLMQLNRERFDVRDVIDAGLRRIEPMAARKGLQVVRGSLSESVWVEADRNRVEQVLMNLLSNAVKFTPRGWIAVEVLPPGEREPFVQVRVADSGIGIRPEHQTIIFEKFRQVDSSASREYPGSGLGLALARHLVEMHGGRIWVESEPGKGSTFTFTLPPAPSLPTVGEPSQSCAA from the coding sequence GTGCACCTTTGGGACCGGCTGGAAGTTCGCCTGCTGGGAAGCGTCGCTATGGTTGCGCTGGGCATGAGCCTGGCCGGCTTCGGCTGGGATGCCTGGCGCCAGCGAGTGCAGGCCGAGCAGACCCTGACGGACCGGGCACGGGCCGTGACCAAGCAGTTCCTGGCGGTGCGCTCCTTTGTGGCTCAGTCCGAGACCGAGCGGCTGCAGGCGCAGGTCGGCGAGTTCCACCACCTCGATCCCGTCGCGGTGGCGCGGGTGGTCGGGGAGATCTTCGGGTCGAGTTCGTCGGCGCGGGTGCGGGAGGTCTGGGTTGGAGCCTCACTTCCGGCGCACATGCCCGATGCCGTGGAGCAGGCGGCGCTGGAGCGGTTCGCGCGGGATCCCGGAGTGGCCGAATTCGCGATGGTCGTAAACGGCGGGTCCGGCGAGGGGCCGGCCTCTCCGGCACCGCCGGGGAGGGCCGCGCCCTCCCGCCTCTTCCGGTACGTGGCGCCCATCTACCTGGAGGAGAACTGCCTGAGCTGCCACCAGGGCAGCGCCCTGTCGGCGCGCATCTCCGGAAGGCCTGCGGCAGTTGGGGACCTGATGGGGGCGATCAGCATCGCGGTGCCCATCGAGGCGTTCGAGGCCGGCGTGGCGTCTGCTATCCGGGGGCGGCTTCGCTTCACCGTCCTGCTGACGGGCCTGTCCCTCGTCGTGCTGGCCATCCTGCTGCGCCGGCAGGTGACCGCACCGCTGGGGCAGTTGACCGCCATGGCGGCGCGCTTTGCCACGGGGGACCTGACGCCGGCGCCGCCACCGAAGGGCGCGGCCGGCGAGACCGCCCTGCTCGCCTCGGTCATGAACTCCATGGCGGGGGCCCTCAAGGAGCTTTACACGGATCTGGAGGCCAGGGTCCAGGAGCGCACGCACCGGCTGAGCGAGGCCAACGCCCGCCTGCGCGAAAAGCAGGCGGAACTGGAGCGGGCCCAGCAGCTCCAGTCGGAGTTCCTGGCGACCGTCTCCCACGAGCTGCGCACCCCGCTCACCTCGATTCTGGCGTTCACGGAGCTGCTGATGGAGGAGGAGGGTGTCGCCGAAAACTCCCGCTTGCGCGAGTACCTGACGGATATCCGGGAGTGCGCGCAGCGCCTCTACAACCAGATCAACGACCTGCTGGACCTCGCCCGCATCGAGGCCGGGCTCATGCAGCTCAACCGGGAGCGGTTCGACGTGCGGGACGTGATCGACGCGGGGCTGCGCCGCATCGAGCCGATGGCGGCCCGCAAGGGCCTGCAGGTGGTGCGGGGCAGCCTGAGCGAGTCCGTCTGGGTGGAGGCGGACCGCAACCGGGTCGAGCAGGTCCTGATGAACCTCCTCTCCAACGCCGTCAAGTTCACGCCGCGGGGGTGGATCGCGGTGGAGGTGCTGCCGCCGGGCGAGCGGGAGCCGTTCGTGCAGGTGCGGGTGGCAGACAGCGGCATCGGCATCCGGCCCGAGCACCAGACCATCATCTTCGAGAAGTTCCGTCAGGTGGACAGTTCGGCGTCGCGGGAATACCCGGGATCCGGGCTTGGCCTGGCTCTAGCACGGC
- the dapA gene encoding 4-hydroxy-tetrahydrodipicolinate synthase, with protein sequence MATERFGRLLTAMVTPMRQDGSVDYAAAQELAVRLVESGSDGVVVCGTTGESPTLSDDEKIGMFKAVVDAIGGRSAVVAGTGSNDTRHSIELTKVAEKTGVDAILAVVPYYNRPPQEGLFRHFEAIAKSTSLPVILYNIPGRTGQNLAPETTARLAAIENVVALKDSSGSLDHVSQVRRLAGPDFLIYSGDDSLTLPILAVGGAGVVSVASHLVGRRIRDMIEAFMAGKVELAQRIHLEMFALFKALFVTTNPIPVKKALQLAGINTGPLRPPLVEATESETRLIRQAMMELGLIG encoded by the coding sequence ATGGCCACCGAAAGGTTTGGACGGCTGTTGACCGCGATGGTGACCCCCATGCGCCAGGACGGGAGCGTGGACTACGCCGCGGCCCAGGAGCTGGCGGTGCGCCTGGTGGAATCCGGGTCCGACGGGGTGGTGGTGTGCGGCACCACGGGGGAATCCCCGACGCTGTCGGACGACGAAAAGATCGGGATGTTCAAAGCCGTGGTGGATGCCATCGGCGGGCGGTCCGCCGTCGTGGCGGGCACCGGTTCCAACGACACCCGGCACAGCATCGAACTGACGAAGGTGGCCGAGAAGACCGGTGTGGACGCCATTCTCGCCGTCGTCCCGTACTACAACCGGCCGCCGCAGGAAGGGCTGTTCCGGCACTTCGAGGCCATTGCCAAATCCACGAGCCTGCCGGTGATCCTTTATAACATCCCTGGCCGCACCGGCCAGAACCTGGCGCCTGAGACCACCGCTCGCCTTGCCGCCATCGAAAACGTCGTGGCCCTGAAGGACTCATCGGGGAGCCTCGACCACGTCTCCCAGGTGCGCCGCCTTGCCGGGCCCGATTTTCTCATCTACAGCGGCGACGACAGCCTCACGCTGCCGATCCTGGCGGTCGGAGGGGCCGGCGTGGTCAGCGTCGCCTCCCATCTTGTCGGCCGGCGAATTCGAGATATGATTGAGGCGTTCATGGCTGGTAAAGTCGAACTCGCCCAGCGGATCCACCTGGAGATGTTCGCCCTGTTCAAGGCGCTGTTCGTCACCACCAACCCCATCCCCGTGAAGAAGGCGCTGCAGCTGGCGGGCATCAACACAGGACCTCTGCGCCCACCCCTGGTGGAGGCGACCGAGTCGGAGACGCGTCTCATCCGCCAGGCTATGATGGAGCTTGGCCTGATCGGGTAG
- a CDS encoding ribonuclease J — translation MASNGPTLQLIPLGGLGEIGKNMLVLETEKDILIIDAGVMFPEEEMLGIDLVIPDMSYILERRHKVRAVVLTHGHEDHIGALPYLLREIPVPVLGTRLTLGLVKAKLAEHQLENEPSFIEAKAGERFRPGGYEVEFIHLNHSIPGAVAVAAHTPVGVVLHVTDFKFDQTPIDGRPTDYHRLTELGKQGVVVLLSDSTNAEQPGWTPSEKSVGQAFLEAFRRAPGRVLVATFATNVHRIQQAIDAAVDTGRRVAVVGRSMETVVGIASELGYLRLPPGVQVSAEEIAHQPHNRLVILTTGSQGEPMSALSRMASGDHRLVSIVPGDTVIISAHPIPGNERLVGRTINLLFKLGANVIYEPFEGIHASGHASQEELKLLLSLVQPRFFVPVHGEYRMLVKHARLAREVGIPSDHIFIVENGDVLEVTRDRVTRRASVPAGQVFVDGLSVGDVGNVVLRDRRQLAQDGILVVVLTVDAHTGELLAGPELVSRGFVYVRESEALLEEARQQARAALLAGTRPGDGAEWGAMKARVRESLGQFFYERLKRRPMILPIVVEV, via the coding sequence ATGGCATCAAACGGCCCCACGCTCCAGCTCATTCCTCTCGGCGGGCTGGGCGAGATCGGAAAGAACATGCTGGTTCTGGAGACGGAGAAGGACATCCTCATCATCGACGCCGGGGTGATGTTTCCCGAAGAGGAAATGCTGGGGATCGACCTCGTCATCCCCGACATGAGTTACATCCTCGAACGGCGCCACAAGGTCCGGGCCGTGGTGCTGACCCACGGGCACGAGGACCACATCGGCGCCCTCCCCTATCTCTTGCGGGAGATCCCGGTGCCGGTGCTGGGCACCCGCCTCACCCTGGGCTTGGTGAAGGCGAAGCTGGCCGAGCACCAGCTCGAAAACGAGCCCTCGTTCATCGAGGCGAAAGCGGGCGAGCGCTTTCGCCCGGGCGGCTACGAGGTGGAGTTCATCCACCTAAACCACAGCATACCGGGCGCCGTGGCCGTCGCGGCGCACACCCCCGTGGGGGTCGTGCTGCACGTGACGGATTTCAAGTTCGACCAGACGCCCATTGACGGGCGGCCCACCGACTACCACCGCCTGACGGAACTGGGCAAGCAGGGGGTCGTGGTGCTCCTTTCGGACAGCACCAACGCCGAACAGCCCGGGTGGACTCCTTCGGAGAAGAGCGTGGGACAGGCCTTCCTGGAGGCGTTTCGCAGGGCACCGGGGCGGGTGCTGGTAGCGACGTTTGCCACCAACGTTCACCGCATCCAGCAGGCCATCGACGCGGCGGTGGACACGGGGCGCCGTGTGGCGGTGGTGGGCCGAAGCATGGAGACCGTGGTAGGCATCGCAAGCGAGCTGGGTTATCTGAGGCTGCCCCCCGGGGTGCAGGTGAGCGCGGAGGAGATCGCGCACCAGCCCCACAACCGCCTGGTGATCCTGACCACGGGGAGCCAGGGGGAGCCCATGTCCGCCCTCTCCCGCATGGCGTCCGGCGACCACCGGCTGGTCAGCATCGTGCCGGGCGACACCGTCATCATCTCGGCCCACCCCATCCCGGGCAACGAGCGGCTGGTGGGGCGCACCATCAACCTGCTGTTCAAGCTGGGCGCCAACGTCATCTACGAACCGTTCGAGGGAATCCATGCCTCGGGGCACGCCAGCCAGGAGGAGCTGAAGCTTCTGCTGAGCCTGGTGCAGCCGCGCTTTTTCGTGCCCGTGCACGGGGAGTACCGCATGCTGGTGAAGCACGCCCGCCTGGCGCGGGAGGTCGGCATCCCGTCCGACCACATCTTCATCGTGGAAAACGGCGACGTGCTGGAGGTTACCCGGGACCGGGTGACTCGCCGGGCGAGCGTGCCGGCCGGTCAGGTTTTCGTGGACGGGCTGTCCGTGGGCGACGTCGGCAACGTCGTACTGCGGGATCGACGCCAGCTCGCCCAGGACGGCATCCTGGTCGTGGTGCTGACCGTGGACGCCCACACCGGCGAGCTTCTGGCGGGGCCCGAGCTGGTCTCCCGGGGCTTCGTCTACGTCAGGGAGTCGGAGGCGCTCCTGGAGGAGGCGCGCCAGCAGGCGCGCGCTGCCCTGCTGGCCGGCACCCGGCCGGGCGACGGCGCCGAGTGGGGAGCCATGAAGGCCAGAGTGCGGGAGTCCTTAGGCCAGTTCTTCTACGAGCGGCTCAAGCGGCGCCCCATGATCCTGCCCATCGTGGTCGAGGTCTAA